Proteins from one Haliscomenobacter hydrossis DSM 1100 genomic window:
- a CDS encoding BACON domain-containing protein, whose protein sequence is MNKSIFIVFVTALLYFNCKNVHAQLPCCVNLKSTLDQQTQKCSALGAEIATLKAKLKKETKVVVPGGGPGSVTKPQMGPDFEAIKFNEELKKKIAPKEAELRQCETLASNTQRQYTDCQSQGCGTLSVSPKTLNFAAMGGQQIVNVSSDMAWSYTGSSSWATIGRNGNQLTVTCSPNTWGVKRVANFTINTTGGKSETVHISQVAGAPGTLSVAPTSVTLPASGGQTRITVTSSDPGWTASVSGIDRWIDVKKSGNQIIIKSNENGSKRDRSGTVIVSGAGTKVTIAVSQAPVVFCDQNTMMESAIDQTNRSANNLEASLRFPSAVNLTIVTNRDAATKDILGISLKNNQSTFLLTGSLPSDAKISFALSPHKKALVMVYSSNLSSAGTLLVFDVATGKQLYMLSITGATGWQWGFANNDACFLYKTQYSTTAEKLRY, encoded by the coding sequence ATGAACAAATCAATTTTCATTGTATTTGTCACAGCTTTGCTGTATTTCAACTGCAAAAATGTGCATGCACAACTTCCTTGTTGTGTCAATTTAAAAAGCACCTTGGATCAGCAAACGCAAAAATGCAGTGCACTTGGTGCCGAAATTGCCACTCTTAAAGCCAAGTTGAAAAAAGAGACAAAAGTGGTTGTACCTGGGGGCGGTCCTGGATCAGTAACAAAACCACAAATGGGTCCAGACTTTGAAGCAATCAAGTTCAACGAGGAACTAAAGAAAAAAATAGCACCAAAGGAGGCAGAATTGCGTCAATGCGAGACCTTGGCCAGTAATACTCAGCGACAGTATACAGATTGCCAAAGTCAAGGCTGTGGCACCTTGTCGGTGTCACCGAAGACGCTCAATTTTGCAGCAATGGGCGGGCAGCAGATTGTCAACGTTAGTTCGGATATGGCTTGGTCTTATACAGGAAGCAGCAGTTGGGCAACGATCGGAAGAAATGGCAATCAACTCACAGTCACTTGTTCGCCTAACACTTGGGGCGTCAAGCGGGTTGCCAACTTTACAATCAACACTACCGGGGGAAAATCAGAGACCGTGCACATCTCTCAAGTGGCAGGAGCTCCAGGTACGTTGAGTGTGGCCCCTACTTCAGTGACGTTGCCAGCGAGCGGGGGGCAAACCCGCATCACCGTCACTTCAAGCGACCCTGGTTGGACTGCATCGGTATCGGGCATTGACCGTTGGATTGACGTAAAAAAATCCGGTAACCAAATAATCATCAAATCTAATGAAAACGGATCCAAGCGGGATCGTAGTGGTACTGTTATTGTGTCTGGTGCCGGAACGAAAGTCACAATTGCCGTATCACAAGCTCCGGTGGTTTTTTGTGATCAAAACACGATGATGGAAAGCGCAATTGACCAAACAAATAGGAGTGCCAACAATCTAGAGGCATCCCTGCGTTTTCCATCCGCTGTTAACCTGACAATAGTAACCAACCGAGATGCTGCAACAAAAGACATCCTTGGCATCTCCCTCAAAAATAATCAGTCTACTTTTCTTTTGACAGGTTCACTGCCCTCGGATGCCAAAATTTCCTTCGCTCTGAGTCCGCACAAAAAGGCATTGGTGATGGTTTACTCTTCCAATCTAAGCTCGGCAGGGACGCTGTTGGTGTTTGATGTTGCCACGGGTAAGCAATTGTATATGCTCTCGATTACAGGTGCAACAGGCTGGCAGTGGGGATTTGCGAACAATGATGCTTGTTTTTTATACAAAACCCAATATTCGACCACGGCTGAAAAACTTCGGTATTAG